The segment CGTCGGCATGCCCGTCACGCTGCGCTTCTCGCACCCGATCACCGACCGGGCCGCCGTCGAGAAGGCGATCGCGGTCACCGCCGACCCGCCGCTGGAGATCGCCCCGCACTGGTTCGGCGACCAGCGGCTCGACTTCCGCCCCCGGGCGTACTGGCCGGCCGGCACGAAGGTCACCCTGCTGCTGCGGCTGAAGGACGTCGAGGGCGCGCCCGGCTACCTCGGCACCCAGGACAAGGACGTCCGCTTCACCGTCGGCCGCTCGTTGGTCGCCGCCGTCGACCTGGACGCCCACACCATGACCGTCCGCGAGGACGGCCGGGTGCTGCGGGTGCTGCCGGTCAGCGGCGGCAGCCCCGAGCACGCCAGCTACCTCGGCGCGATGGTGGTCTCCGAGCGCTTCGAGGTGACCAGGATGAACTCCCGGACGGTCGGCCTCGGCGACGAGTACGACATCAAGGACGTCCCGCACGCGCTCCGGCTGACCGCCTCCGGCACCTTCGTGCACGGCAACTACTGGACCGACCGGGCCGTCTTCGGCGCCGCCAACACCAGCCACGGCTGCATCGGCCTGGCCGACGCCAAGGGCGGCTCGGACGACTCCCCGGCGGGCTGGTTCTACCGGCACACCATGGTCGGCGACGTGGTCGAGGTGCGCGGCTCGCGCGGCGAGCCGGTCGCCCCCGACAACGGCCTCGGCGACTGGAACCTGCCCTGGCGGCAGTGGACCGCCGGGAGCGCGCTCGCAGCCCCCGGGGTTCACTGAACCCGCACCCCGCTCCCGCCGGAGTTCCACTCAGGCCCGGCGGTTATCCTGGCCGCTCGCGAACGAGCCGGACGGCACGGCGGTTCAGATCGCGGCGACCCGGTGCAACCGAACCCGGGCGTCAAGACGTGTAACTCGCCGG is part of the Kitasatospora setae KM-6054 genome and harbors:
- a CDS encoding L,D-transpeptidase; protein product: MRAAVRLWARRAAAAGLVLLTGCSGGDGGDGGDRPPGDAAPPVSRARLAVGPGDGAQDVPVDGAVRVEVAEGRLLTVRLTDGRGADVPGTLTPDRTGWTPDRRLATATAYTLDAVAEDGAGLRAVQHAGFTTVAPEHTFVGFFSPEDGSTVGVGMPVTLRFSHPITDRAAVEKAIAVTADPPLEIAPHWFGDQRLDFRPRAYWPAGTKVTLLLRLKDVEGAPGYLGTQDKDVRFTVGRSLVAAVDLDAHTMTVREDGRVLRVLPVSGGSPEHASYLGAMVVSERFEVTRMNSRTVGLGDEYDIKDVPHALRLTASGTFVHGNYWTDRAVFGAANTSHGCIGLADAKGGSDDSPAGWFYRHTMVGDVVEVRGSRGEPVAPDNGLGDWNLPWRQWTAGSALAAPGVH